A genomic segment from Sulfitobacter mediterraneus encodes:
- a CDS encoding PLP-dependent cysteine synthase family protein, translating into MTDIKASVIEVIGNTPLVDLSLITAYLGLEGRILAKLDNLLPGYSKKDRAARQIIEAARADGRLKPGQRVVELTSGNMGTGLAIVCGVLGHPFTAVMSAGNSTERARMMRGLGAEVVIVPQATGGIPGQVTAADLKQVDAEVRRITDQTGAFRADQFEDPGNPAGHENGTGPELWAQSGGTVTAFCDFAGSGGTLAGVAQALGPKGVRCYAVEPAGAEVIAGHPVSDPNHPIQGGGYAMADLTHLEASDIAGTLAVTGSEARDAARMLAQLEGVFGGYSAGANLAAAIALLRGPERGGTVAMIVCDSGLKYLSTDLWEDSNDHQ; encoded by the coding sequence ATGACAGACATCAAAGCCTCTGTGATCGAGGTGATCGGGAATACACCGCTTGTCGATCTGAGCCTTATCACCGCGTATCTGGGGTTGGAGGGCCGTATTCTGGCCAAGCTCGACAACCTCTTGCCCGGATATTCCAAGAAAGACCGCGCCGCCCGGCAGATCATCGAAGCGGCCCGTGCCGATGGGCGGCTCAAACCCGGTCAACGAGTCGTGGAACTGACCTCCGGCAACATGGGCACGGGTCTTGCGATTGTCTGCGGTGTTCTAGGCCATCCTTTCACAGCGGTGATGAGCGCGGGCAATTCCACCGAACGCGCCCGGATGATGCGCGGGTTGGGGGCAGAGGTGGTGATCGTGCCGCAGGCCACCGGCGGCATCCCCGGACAGGTGACAGCGGCGGATCTCAAACAGGTTGATGCAGAGGTGCGACGGATCACTGACCAAACTGGCGCATTTCGCGCCGATCAATTCGAAGACCCCGGCAACCCCGCAGGGCATGAAAACGGAACCGGGCCAGAGCTATGGGCACAATCTGGCGGCACAGTCACGGCGTTCTGCGATTTTGCCGGATCGGGCGGAACACTGGCCGGCGTGGCGCAGGCCTTGGGACCAAAGGGTGTGCGCTGCTATGCGGTTGAACCTGCTGGTGCCGAGGTGATCGCGGGCCATCCCGTGTCAGACCCGAACCATCCCATTCAGGGTGGCGGCTATGCCATGGCTGACCTTACCCATCTTGAGGCATCCGATATCGCCGGAACGCTGGCCGTCACCGGATCTGAGGCCCGTGATGCCGCGCGAATGCTGGCGCAGCTTGAGGGGGTGTTTGGTGGCTATTCCGCAGGCGCCAATCTGGCCGCCGCGATCGCTCTGCTGCGCGGGCCGGAGCGCGGCGGAACCGTCGCGATGATCGTCTGTGACAGTGGGCTGAAATACTTGTCCACGGATCTGTGGGAGGATTCAAATGACCACCAATGA